A genomic window from Periophthalmus magnuspinnatus isolate fPerMag1 chromosome 16, fPerMag1.2.pri, whole genome shotgun sequence includes:
- the si:dkey-283b15.2 gene encoding neuronal pentraxin-1: MKRSSPLPTLLGYTLLQFLLSFSFTTSSNTPEYDFTSHPRFICTPMPVDADPSCFPNAGATSGSTGPHSGTGPQNAPPAGWWGASEEAKATILHLRESLVQQKEIILDQRETIRELTAKLALCEGFGHATNNDHHHALNSHHAPAVGHHAYADNGHHSNHQARHVNYIPDSPQHPTTGVKDKHVTSGDSSSPEQSERMLQALKERLENLQKRNSSMAYSSSLKELLQRKISALEQQLHYHTAALSDHHHGDHSDHQDDHQDDHHDNHHDDHHDNHHDEHHNDDHHDDHYDNHHDDHHDDHHDEHHDDHHDDHHDDHHDDHPNDHYDNHRDDHGHDDGEEHSDHHDDHHDNEADNGFISRTAYRGSGPHAGFHANKLETMLNQLHLTGSGRMNPDGFLISFPMRTNYMYGRMKKTLLQEIFAFTLCLWIKPGMGPGLGTPFSYSAPGQSNEIVLIEWGNNPIELLIDDKAVTLPLTLTDGRWHHVCVTWSTRDGHWEAYQDGVQRGSGVGLSSWHAIKPGGVFILGQEQDTLGGRFDATQAFVGEMSEVHLWSHVLTSSDIHSLSTCSSHLHGDVFAWTEGEVELHGGVTRHPYDTCH, from the exons ATGAAGCGCTCTAGCCCACTGCCAACTTTACTTGGGTACACGCTACTGCagtttttactttcattttcgTTCACCACTTCGAGCAATACACCGGAGTATGACTTTACTTCACACCCTCGGTTTATATGCACTCCTATGCCAGTGGATGCAGACCCCtcttgttttccaaatgcagggGCCACTTCGGGGTCAACCGGGCCTCATTCAGGAACGGGGCCACAAaatgcgccccctgctggttggTGGGGGGCAAGTGAAGAGGCCAAAGCTACAATACTCCACTTAAGAGAGAGTTTAGTCCAACAAAAGGAAATAATATTGGATCAGCGGGAGACTATTAGAGAACTGACCGCCAAACTTGCACTGTGTGAAGGATTTGGACATGCCACTAATAATGATCACCACCACGCTCTAaactcccatcatgcaccagcgGTTGGTCATCACGCGTACGCTGACAACGGTCACCATAGCAACCACCAGGCACGACATGTAAACTACATACCAGATTCACCGCAACACCCCACAACAGGAG TGAAGGACAAACACGTGACTTCAGGGGACAGTTCCTCCCCTGAGCAGAGCGAGAGGATGCTGCAGGCGCTCAAAGAGAGACTGGAAAACCTGCAG AAGAGAAACTCGTCTATGGCGTACTCCAGCTCTCTGAAGGAGCTGCTCCAGAGGAAGATCAGCGCTCTCGAACAACAACTGCACTACCACACGGCGGCGCTGTCTGACCATCACCACGGCGACCACAGTGATCACCAGGACGATCACCAGGATGACCACCATGACAACCACCATGACGACCATCACGACAATCACCACGACGAACACCACaacgacgaccaccacgacgaccATTATGACAACCACCATGATGACCACcacgacgaccaccacgacgaacaccacgacgaccaccacgacgatcACCATGACGATCACCATGACGATCATCCTAACGATCACTATGACAATCACCGTGACGACCACGGCCACGATGATGGAGAGGAACACTCGGATCACCATGACGATCACCATGACAACGAAGCAGACAATGGCTTCATCTCTCGTACAGCCTACAGAGGGTCTGGGCCTCACGCCGGTTTCCATGCAAATAAACTGGAAACTATGTTAAACCAGCTCCATCTGACAG GTTCAGGCAGAATGAATCCCGACGGTTTCCTGATCAGTTTCCCAATGAGGACTAATTACATGTACGGACGCATGAAGAAGACTCTGCTCCAGGAAATCTTTGCTTTCACCCTGTGTCTGTGGATCAAACCAGGGATGGGTCCAGGTCTGGGGACCCCCTTCTCATACTCTGCCCCGGGACAGTCCAATGAGATAGTGCTCATTGAGTGGGGCAACAACCCAATTGAACTGCTCATCGATGATAAG gcGGTGACGTTGCCCTTGACGCTGACTGATGGGAGGTGGCAccatgtgtgtgtgacgtgGAGCACTCGGGACGGGCACTGGGAGGCCTATCAGGACGGGGTGCAGAGGGGCTCCGGGGTCGGCCTCTCCTCGTGGCACGCCATTAAACCTGGAGGGGTCTTCATCCTGGGGCAAGAGCAG GACACTCTCGGGGGCCGCTTCGATGCCACTCAGGCTTTCGTGGGGGAGATGTCTGAGGTGCATTTGTGGTCCCATGTTCTGACCTCTAGTGACATACACAGCCTCTCCACCTGCAGCAgccatctccacggagatgtttttgcctggacggagggagaggtggagctGCACGGAGGCGTAACCAGACACCCCTATGACACCTGCCATTAA